From Thermodesulforhabdus norvegica, the proteins below share one genomic window:
- a CDS encoding molybdopterin-dependent oxidoreductase yields the protein METDSQRKAVITACRVDCPDACSIIATKNPDGRWILRGNPEHPVTQGFLCRKVAYFIKRHNSPSRLVHPMLRKGNRWVVISPDEAVDICAEKIQKLLASPERILHVQGHGVRGIYQDSVRYFFASIGSSTTDGSLCDGAGIEASITDFGTLDHNDILDLLNAEIIVNWGKDLKRSSVHLAALTRKFRKKGGRVLTISPGGCDLEGLCDHHVLISPGTDRFLAAALIKELILPTEPARDCPALNNCDGVEKFEEALKSFALQDLLRICGVDRQDFERLKAIYGGNSRVSTIIGWGLQRHRHGGETVRWINALCYLTGHVGKPGEGVYYNISSRRYFNYDGVTVPEGSVNPYRRSFPLPRLAKSLLQADPPIEFAWIHGTNIVNQAPSSYEVAKALKKIPFVVVVDAFFTDTVRFADLFFPSTLMWEDEDIVASCMHNYVQYARAFLEPPGDARSDREWIDAVSSRINPPIKLPSRKECYSKALKSPAFSETALDELRTRGFVKAKHPGIVFLEGKTARPDGRFLLVDRLSPEPDYHPDFPLRLLSLIRGEFLHSQILPEDHSERPPYVWVSESSPFTRDIRDGALARIITPVGSMRVKVKKLPEGVIHPRVVIYRRDDWWRFGGGINRIVADEITDMGVTAAYYQQCARIETEDDR from the coding sequence ATGGAAACAGATAGCCAGAGAAAAGCGGTGATTACGGCATGCCGTGTAGATTGTCCCGATGCATGCTCCATAATCGCAACGAAAAACCCTGATGGGCGGTGGATACTCCGGGGCAATCCCGAACACCCCGTAACTCAGGGATTCCTCTGCAGAAAGGTGGCTTATTTCATCAAACGACACAACAGCCCTTCACGGCTGGTCCATCCCATGCTGAGGAAGGGTAACAGGTGGGTTGTTATAAGCCCTGACGAGGCCGTTGATATTTGCGCTGAAAAAATACAGAAATTACTAGCGTCCCCGGAGCGCATTCTTCATGTCCAGGGACACGGCGTCAGGGGTATATACCAGGATTCGGTCAGGTATTTCTTTGCTTCCATTGGATCATCCACAACGGACGGTTCGCTATGCGACGGCGCCGGGATCGAAGCTTCCATAACGGACTTCGGAACACTGGATCACAATGACATACTGGATCTTTTAAATGCAGAAATAATTGTCAACTGGGGAAAAGACTTAAAGAGAAGCTCCGTTCATCTTGCGGCCCTCACAAGAAAATTCAGAAAAAAAGGCGGCAGAGTCTTAACCATATCCCCCGGGGGCTGTGACCTCGAGGGGCTGTGCGATCATCATGTTCTCATTTCTCCCGGGACTGACAGATTCCTGGCCGCGGCGTTAATTAAAGAACTGATCCTCCCGACCGAGCCCGCTCGTGACTGCCCGGCTTTAAACAATTGTGACGGTGTCGAAAAATTTGAAGAGGCGTTGAAGTCCTTTGCCCTTCAGGACCTTCTGAGAATCTGTGGCGTGGATCGTCAGGATTTCGAAAGACTCAAAGCAATCTACGGAGGCAATTCCCGCGTATCGACGATCATTGGGTGGGGACTTCAGCGACACAGGCACGGTGGAGAAACGGTAAGGTGGATCAATGCACTGTGCTATCTGACCGGTCACGTAGGAAAACCCGGAGAAGGTGTTTATTACAACATATCGTCCAGGCGCTACTTCAACTACGACGGGGTAACCGTTCCCGAGGGAAGTGTCAACCCCTACCGCAGGTCATTTCCTCTCCCCAGGCTTGCGAAGTCACTACTACAGGCCGATCCCCCGATTGAATTTGCATGGATCCACGGAACGAACATAGTCAATCAGGCTCCTTCATCTTACGAGGTGGCTAAAGCCCTCAAAAAGATCCCCTTCGTCGTTGTAGTGGATGCCTTTTTCACGGATACCGTAAGGTTTGCCGACCTTTTTTTCCCCTCAACCTTGATGTGGGAAGATGAAGACATTGTAGCCTCTTGTATGCACAACTATGTGCAGTATGCTCGCGCCTTTCTGGAACCGCCCGGAGATGCTAGATCCGATCGGGAATGGATTGATGCTGTCTCGTCACGTATAAATCCACCCATCAAGCTGCCGTCGAGAAAAGAGTGCTACTCAAAGGCGCTGAAGTCACCGGCCTTTTCCGAAACCGCGCTGGATGAGCTCAGAACCAGAGGCTTTGTGAAGGCGAAGCATCCCGGGATTGTCTTTCTTGAGGGTAAAACGGCACGCCCTGACGGCAGGTTTCTTCTGGTAGATCGGCTTTCCCCAGAACCGGATTACCATCCTGACTTTCCCCTGAGGCTACTCTCACTGATTCGCGGGGAATTTCTTCACTCACAGATTCTTCCGGAAGATCACAGCGAAAGACCGCCTTATGTATGGGTTTCCGAGTCGTCGCCTTTTACCCGTGATATAAGAGACGGCGCTCTGGCCCGGATCATTACGCCCGTCGGCTCAATGAGGGTGAAGGTTAAGAAACTTCCTGAGGGAGTGATACATCCGAGGGTTGTTATATACCGGAGAGATGATTGGTGGAGATTCGGTGGGGGTATCAACCGCATTGTTGCGGATGAGATAACGGACATGGGAGTAACGGCAGCCTATTATCAACAGTGTGCAAGAATAGAGACGGAGGATGACCGATGA
- a CDS encoding PAC2 family protein, protein MHGGKYHTGIIGFSGWCDAGAVVQNTVNHIISSCEAEELEKWELDSFLHSDRERPQIKIEHGIVRGLSWPAMTFYRLRARTMDKLLIAFGPEPSTNWRIFSRELINRLDNYGIRRIVLLGSLYDQIFHDEVFVSAVVMTPAALNVAKSAGCRLIQYEGPAAVHGAVMMEAQNNRNMETIAIWSHVPFYLKGPHEKAMVVMLDVLSRMTAVNFPHGNLDRQWAIRLKQLEKLLQEDEELRNLIETLKHQSHQPFRALPGAPPSLNAPESPPKIIHIDDFIKKKRENDLSSQDD, encoded by the coding sequence ATGCATGGCGGCAAATACCATACGGGCATCATAGGCTTTTCCGGCTGGTGTGATGCCGGGGCGGTCGTACAGAACACGGTAAACCACATAATCAGCTCCTGTGAAGCCGAAGAACTTGAAAAATGGGAGCTGGATTCCTTCCTTCATTCTGATCGAGAGCGACCTCAAATAAAAATAGAGCATGGAATCGTTCGGGGACTTTCCTGGCCCGCAATGACTTTTTACCGCCTGAGAGCCAGAACTATGGACAAACTCCTTATCGCCTTCGGGCCCGAACCATCCACCAACTGGCGCATTTTTTCCCGGGAATTGATAAACCGCCTTGACAACTACGGCATACGCCGAATCGTGTTACTCGGTAGCCTCTACGATCAGATCTTCCACGACGAAGTATTCGTCTCGGCCGTCGTGATGACGCCTGCCGCACTCAACGTAGCAAAGTCGGCGGGTTGCAGGCTCATTCAGTATGAAGGTCCTGCAGCCGTTCACGGAGCCGTTATGATGGAAGCCCAGAATAACAGAAACATGGAAACAATTGCAATTTGGTCCCATGTACCCTTCTACTTAAAAGGTCCCCATGAAAAAGCCATGGTAGTGATGCTGGACGTTTTGTCCCGTATGACGGCGGTGAACTTTCCCCATGGCAACCTTGACCGTCAGTGGGCAATAAGACTGAAGCAACTTGAAAAGCTGTTACAGGAAGACGAAGAACTACGAAACCTTATTGAGACACTGAAACACCAGAGTCATCAGCCCTTTAGGGCACTACCCGGAGCACCTCCATCCCTGAACGCCCCGGAATCTCCACCCAAAATTATACACATAGACGACTTCATCAAGAAAAAGCGGGAAAACGATCTATCTTCACAGGACGATTAG
- a CDS encoding aminotransferase class IV produces the protein MNQLDVLTKEEVFKRIGERIFPYQKNYLAMFSSWYGGIVTDPAFMLIPIDDHMVHRGDGIFEAFKCVDGKIYLLDRHLDRLERSAKAVKLDIPCSRSELIDVVKRTIIAGKEKNCLIRVFVSRGPGGFTTKPSESIGAQLYVVITRLPEYPEDWYSAGVSVKTSSIPMKPSYFAGIKSCNYLPNVLMSAEAEEAGVNYTVAVDEHGNIGEGPTENIGVITADYAFLVPRFDKVLRGTTVTRMMELAQELVKSKVLGYVGEADVRVEDVLRAQEVMMFGTTFDVLPVVFFNGRRIGNGQPGPFFTKFLKMLRQDMKDNPAVTTEVWT, from the coding sequence ATGAATCAACTCGATGTGCTTACGAAAGAAGAGGTATTTAAACGCATAGGTGAACGGATCTTTCCCTACCAGAAGAATTACCTTGCCATGTTCTCGAGTTGGTATGGCGGAATTGTCACGGATCCCGCATTTATGCTTATACCGATCGATGACCATATGGTTCACAGAGGGGACGGCATCTTTGAGGCCTTTAAATGCGTCGATGGGAAGATATATTTACTTGACCGGCATCTTGACAGGCTTGAGAGATCGGCGAAAGCGGTAAAGCTGGATATCCCCTGTTCTCGGAGTGAGTTGATCGATGTTGTGAAGCGTACAATAATTGCCGGAAAGGAAAAAAATTGCCTTATCCGGGTTTTTGTTTCCAGGGGCCCTGGAGGTTTTACAACGAAACCTTCCGAGTCCATTGGGGCTCAACTTTACGTCGTTATTACCAGGTTACCTGAATACCCTGAGGACTGGTACTCTGCGGGTGTGTCCGTGAAAACGAGCAGCATTCCCATGAAGCCTTCTTATTTCGCAGGGATTAAGAGCTGCAATTATCTTCCCAATGTGCTGATGAGTGCAGAAGCTGAAGAGGCAGGGGTTAATTACACCGTGGCTGTGGACGAGCATGGAAATATCGGAGAGGGGCCTACGGAGAATATCGGTGTAATAACGGCGGATTATGCTTTTCTGGTGCCCCGTTTTGACAAGGTTCTCAGGGGTACTACCGTAACAAGGATGATGGAACTCGCCCAGGAGCTGGTAAAATCCAAGGTGCTTGGATATGTCGGGGAAGCCGATGTGCGTGTTGAAGACGTACTGAGAGCCCAGGAAGTGATGATGTTCGGGACCACCTTTGACGTGCTGCCGGTTGTATTTTTTAACGGCAGACGAATAGGGAACGGTCAACCGGGCCCGTTTTTCACAAAATTCTTGAAAATGTTGCGGCAGGACATGAAAGATAATCCTGCAGTAACAACAGAAGTGTGGACATAA
- a CDS encoding sulfite exporter TauE/SafE family protein has protein sequence MDWLYLYMPIAGFKIFWPGLVLIGFSVGVIGGFFGMGGAWMVTPGLNILGFPMAFAIGTDIAHIAGKSMVSTFRHSKFGNVDYKLGIVMLVGTMVGIECGARLVMWLERIGRVGSVVRWVYVVFLFLIALMVFVDYAKAVKKKRMGIVEGEKGTEGITWYKTLHRIKIPPMMHFKTAGFTCSAWLPIMVSYATGVLAGFLGIGGGLLRMPALVYFVGCPTHIAVGTDLFEVMISGLYGAFTYSLKGRIELVAVFIMLTGAAIGAQIGTVATKYSKGYGIRVAFGCAVVCCMISIILKQFKYNLPAAILILGAITVISLYIMIIMFKGAAAELREKKARLASVHS, from the coding sequence ATGGATTGGCTTTATCTTTACATGCCTATAGCTGGTTTCAAGATATTCTGGCCGGGGCTTGTGCTCATAGGCTTCAGTGTCGGCGTGATCGGTGGTTTCTTCGGTATGGGCGGCGCATGGATGGTTACGCCGGGGCTCAATATTCTGGGATTTCCCATGGCCTTTGCCATCGGAACCGATATAGCCCACATAGCCGGGAAGTCGATGGTTTCGACCTTCAGACACAGCAAATTCGGAAATGTCGATTACAAGCTGGGCATCGTCATGCTGGTGGGAACCATGGTCGGGATAGAGTGCGGAGCCCGGCTCGTCATGTGGCTCGAAAGAATCGGCAGGGTCGGCTCGGTCGTTCGGTGGGTTTATGTGGTCTTCCTGTTTCTCATAGCGCTTATGGTCTTCGTTGACTACGCCAAGGCGGTAAAAAAGAAAAGAATGGGCATCGTTGAAGGTGAAAAGGGCACCGAAGGAATTACCTGGTATAAAACCCTGCACAGGATCAAAATACCTCCCATGATGCATTTCAAAACAGCGGGTTTCACCTGTTCCGCCTGGCTTCCCATTATGGTTAGCTACGCTACCGGGGTTCTTGCAGGATTTCTGGGAATCGGCGGTGGGCTTCTGAGAATGCCGGCTCTGGTTTACTTCGTCGGATGCCCTACCCATATAGCCGTCGGAACAGACCTTTTCGAGGTCATGATTTCGGGACTTTACGGAGCATTCACCTATTCGCTCAAGGGCCGTATTGAGCTGGTCGCCGTATTCATAATGCTTACCGGAGCGGCAATTGGGGCACAGATCGGAACGGTTGCAACCAAATACTCCAAGGGCTACGGAATCAGAGTTGCCTTCGGCTGTGCCGTGGTGTGTTGCATGATCTCCATCATTCTCAAGCAGTTCAAATATAATCTTCCTGCGGCCATTCTTATACTCGGTGCAATCACGGTTATTTCTCTCTACATCATGATAATAATGTTCAAAGGAGCCGCCGCAGAACTGCGTGAGAAAAAAGCTCGCCTGGCTTCTGTTCATTCCTAA
- a CDS encoding HAD family hydrolase, with translation MSLVLEIPGWKTLNLEHLVLDYNGTLAFGGSLKPEVPQLLERLSKIMTIHVLTADTFGSARAMLEGMGINFFILAGANASKQKAEYVESLGKDRCVCIGNGRNDRLMLKSAALGIAVVQEEGAAFEAIVSADVVTSSISTALELLLNPARLVATLRD, from the coding sequence ATGAGCCTCGTGTTAGAGATACCCGGCTGGAAGACTCTGAATCTTGAACATCTTGTGCTTGACTACAACGGGACCCTGGCCTTCGGCGGTAGCCTCAAGCCGGAGGTGCCACAGTTGCTTGAGAGGCTTTCAAAAATCATGACGATCCACGTTTTAACGGCCGATACTTTTGGATCTGCCAGAGCTATGCTTGAGGGAATGGGCATCAACTTTTTTATTTTAGCCGGTGCTAACGCATCGAAGCAAAAAGCAGAATACGTTGAAAGTCTCGGTAAAGATCGATGCGTATGTATAGGAAACGGTCGAAACGATCGATTGATGCTTAAATCTGCAGCTCTCGGCATAGCCGTCGTTCAGGAAGAGGGCGCTGCCTTTGAGGCTATTGTATCTGCCGACGTTGTGACATCCAGCATATCGACTGCCCTGGAACTCCTTTTGAATCCTGCAAGGCTTGTTGCAACGCTACGTGACTGA
- a CDS encoding ferredoxin-thioredoxin reductase catalytic domain-containing protein: MTVEELYSRLKALQEPKGFYFNKDKDMVFRLLEALLINKERYGYMACPCRLASGDRERDADIICPCVYREPDVKEYGSCYCGLYVSKEWNEGKIPHVYVPERRPLDRRLSL; the protein is encoded by the coding sequence ATGACGGTAGAAGAACTCTATTCACGCCTTAAAGCCCTTCAGGAACCGAAAGGGTTCTATTTCAATAAGGACAAAGATATGGTTTTCAGGCTTCTCGAAGCGCTTTTGATCAATAAGGAACGCTATGGATACATGGCCTGTCCCTGTAGGCTTGCTTCGGGAGATAGGGAACGGGATGCAGATATAATATGTCCCTGCGTTTATCGCGAACCCGATGTGAAGGAGTACGGTAGCTGCTACTGCGGATTATATGTATCGAAGGAGTGGAATGAGGGGAAGATCCCCCATGTGTACGTCCCCGAAAGGCGACCTCTTGATAGGCGACTCTCATTGTAA
- a CDS encoding DVU0150 family protein — translation MEKIKKKLMGLIGFLFIFAPSMVWAGGGKASMLVVVADTRRISNPILHYFANMYNTNITLFAFWAVVLTAAYGCLLGLLMDFIMARTGLDLKTRKIIEH, via the coding sequence ATGGAGAAAATCAAAAAGAAGCTGATGGGGTTAATTGGCTTTCTGTTTATTTTTGCCCCGTCGATGGTTTGGGCCGGCGGTGGTAAGGCCAGTATGCTCGTGGTTGTGGCCGACACAAGGCGAATTTCCAACCCCATACTGCACTACTTCGCCAACATGTACAACACAAACATCACGCTATTTGCCTTCTGGGCCGTTGTGCTTACGGCTGCCTACGGATGTCTGCTGGGGCTTTTGATGGACTTCATAATGGCGAGAACCGGACTTGATCTGAAAACGAGAAAAATCATTGAACATTAA
- a CDS encoding FeoA family protein, which yields MLMKDDNPKCGLFYESRGGSTSGREEVIPLSETKPGDQVRLVRLDGGRLMCARLAHMGLYPGVQVTVVSGGRGAPVIVRKGHSTISIGRGMSRKILVQKLNPS from the coding sequence ATGCTCATGAAAGATGACAATCCTAAGTGCGGTTTGTTTTACGAGTCTCGGGGAGGTTCAACGTCGGGTCGTGAAGAAGTTATACCCCTTTCCGAGACAAAACCGGGGGATCAGGTAAGGCTAGTTCGCCTTGATGGTGGAAGGCTTATGTGTGCCAGGCTTGCTCATATGGGGCTTTACCCGGGTGTTCAGGTTACAGTTGTTTCCGGAGGCCGTGGGGCCCCCGTAATCGTCAGGAAAGGCCACAGTACAATATCCATTGGAAGAGGTATGAGCAGAAAAATTCTGGTACAAAAGCTAAATCCTTCGTAA
- a CDS encoding HAD family hydrolase, which translates to MIDTFIFDFDGTLAELTINFAVLKARIEALAERYAGPLESSQLPLLERIEELARAIHIRSPHHSRDFRNRALDLVRATEIRHASEGKLFAFTRPLLASLINSGHRIAVVTRNCEAAVRIVFPDIEKFCHAFLAREHVKYVKPDPHHIERALEILGKADKTRVMIIGDHPLDIKAGIAVGVWTAGVASGRISITRLIEAGAHYVAENCLALFRQLSEKDLVRGLNLCMAANTIRAS; encoded by the coding sequence ATGATAGACACATTTATATTCGATTTTGACGGAACTCTTGCGGAACTGACAATAAATTTCGCAGTTCTAAAAGCCCGAATTGAGGCTCTTGCCGAGAGGTACGCAGGGCCACTGGAGTCCTCTCAACTTCCCCTGCTGGAAAGGATTGAAGAGCTCGCCAGGGCCATCCACATACGAAGTCCCCATCACTCGAGGGATTTTAGAAACAGAGCCCTGGATCTGGTCAGGGCAACGGAGATCCGTCATGCCTCGGAAGGCAAGCTTTTCGCTTTTACCCGTCCGCTGCTGGCATCCCTGATAAATTCAGGGCATCGCATCGCTGTTGTAACGAGAAACTGCGAGGCAGCGGTCAGGATCGTGTTCCCCGATATAGAAAAATTCTGTCATGCCTTCCTGGCGAGAGAACACGTGAAATACGTCAAGCCGGATCCCCATCACATAGAAAGGGCGTTAGAAATACTGGGAAAAGCTGACAAAACCCGGGTCATGATCATAGGCGATCATCCGCTGGACATCAAAGCAGGCATTGCGGTAGGAGTATGGACGGCAGGCGTGGCATCAGGACGCATCAGTATAACCCGGCTAATTGAAGCGGGAGCTCATTATGTTGCCGAAAACTGTCTGGCTTTATTCAGGCAACTTTCAGAAAAAGACCTGGTGAGGGGTTTGAACCTATGCATGGCGGCAAATACCATACGGGCATCATAG
- a CDS encoding TRAP transporter substrate-binding protein, with translation MDRRSFIKKLGTGAIAATAATTLQAPYVWPKGKTYHWRMVTTWPPDLPVLQTGAERFAKRVEEMSEGRLKIDVYAGGELVPPLGTFDAVSQGTVECGSGASYYWAGKTPAAQWFSAVPFGLNAQGMNAWFYSGGGLQLWEEVYAPFNVIPRPQGNTGVQMGGWFNKKIETIDDFKGLKMRIPGLGGKVISKAGATVVLLAGGEIYTSLERGVIDATEWVGPLHDLRMGFYQAAKYYYYPGWHEPGTTLEVIFNKKAYESLPVDLQRIIDVAAAETNLWSLCEFEAQNGAALQTLVNEHKVQLVRFPDQVLENLRKLAEETIEEEANKDPMARKVHEAFKAFKARVGAWGTVSEAAYYKAIGLSA, from the coding sequence ATGGATCGGAGGTCTTTTATCAAGAAGCTTGGTACCGGTGCAATTGCGGCAACGGCTGCCACGACTCTTCAGGCACCCTATGTTTGGCCCAAAGGGAAAACCTATCACTGGAGAATGGTGACCACCTGGCCACCTGATCTGCCGGTGCTTCAGACCGGAGCAGAGCGGTTTGCAAAGCGCGTTGAAGAAATGAGTGAAGGGCGTTTGAAGATCGATGTTTATGCGGGTGGCGAGCTGGTCCCACCGCTGGGCACCTTTGATGCAGTGTCCCAGGGAACTGTTGAGTGCGGGAGTGGCGCATCTTACTACTGGGCAGGAAAAACCCCGGCGGCACAGTGGTTCTCGGCCGTTCCGTTCGGACTGAATGCCCAGGGGATGAACGCATGGTTCTATTCGGGTGGCGGACTTCAGCTATGGGAAGAAGTCTATGCGCCCTTCAACGTTATTCCCAGGCCTCAGGGTAATACGGGCGTTCAGATGGGAGGATGGTTTAACAAAAAGATCGAAACAATAGACGATTTTAAGGGTCTTAAGATGCGGATTCCCGGCCTGGGAGGCAAGGTTATATCAAAGGCGGGTGCTACGGTGGTTTTGCTTGCGGGCGGTGAGATTTACACGTCTCTTGAACGAGGCGTTATCGATGCGACCGAATGGGTAGGCCCTCTACACGATCTCCGAATGGGATTTTACCAGGCTGCAAAGTACTACTACTATCCCGGATGGCATGAACCCGGTACGACCCTTGAGGTAATCTTCAACAAGAAGGCTTACGAATCACTGCCCGTTGATCTGCAAAGAATCATAGATGTAGCCGCGGCAGAGACCAACCTCTGGAGCCTCTGTGAATTTGAAGCTCAGAACGGAGCGGCCCTCCAGACACTTGTCAATGAGCACAAGGTTCAGCTCGTTAGGTTTCCCGATCAGGTTCTCGAGAATCTGAGAAAGCTTGCTGAAGAAACCATTGAGGAAGAGGCAAACAAGGATCCCATGGCGAGAAAGGTTCACGAGGCTTTCAAGGCTTTCAAGGCAAGAGTAGGCGCCTGGGGGACCGTATCTGAAGCGGCCTACTATAAGGCCATAGGGCTTTCGGCTTAA
- a CDS encoding D-sedoheptulose-7-phosphate isomerase: MRPDKYIEGAFEDLRRALEKLRTESEKTLVDMARVILKAFRGRHKLFCFGNGGSAADAQHIAAEFVNKFRLERPPFPAIALTTDTSILTSVSNDRSFSDVFVRQLGALAEAGDVALGLSTSGRSENVVRALRWAREHGLYTLGLSGPDKTDMDVYCDLIVHVPIANTPRIQECHIFLAHLICGMVEILYMEETSGDLDSPGLQQC; this comes from the coding sequence ATGCGGCCCGATAAGTATATCGAAGGCGCCTTTGAAGATCTCAGAAGAGCTCTGGAAAAACTCCGCACTGAAAGTGAAAAAACCCTCGTGGACATGGCAAGGGTTATTTTGAAAGCCTTTAGGGGAAGGCATAAGCTATTCTGCTTTGGTAATGGTGGAAGTGCAGCAGATGCTCAACACATTGCCGCCGAGTTTGTCAATAAATTCCGTCTTGAACGACCGCCGTTTCCGGCCATAGCTCTTACAACGGACACTTCAATTCTCACATCTGTCTCCAATGATCGCTCCTTCTCCGATGTCTTTGTCAGGCAACTAGGGGCTCTGGCCGAAGCAGGAGATGTGGCGCTGGGGCTGAGCACAAGCGGCAGGTCTGAAAATGTCGTCAGAGCCCTGCGATGGGCTCGGGAACACGGTCTTTATACCCTGGGACTTTCAGGACCTGACAAAACGGACATGGATGTCTATTGCGACCTTATAGTACATGTTCCCATTGCGAACACGCCGAGAATTCAGGAATGCCACATATTTCTGGCCCATCTTATCTGCGGGATGGTTGAAATCCTTTACATGGAGGAAACATCAGGTGACCTGGACTCCCCTGGACTTCAACAATGTTAA
- a CDS encoding response regulator codes for MSEKARILIVDDEDRFRKTLKKNLQLEGFFVDDASSGSQALEKLSGSSYDVVLLDIRMPGMNGITALEKIKQMSPQVEVIVLTGHASVDVAVKIMQLGGYEYCLKPCDVKDLISKIEHSMEKKVRSNK; via the coding sequence ATGTCCGAGAAGGCCAGGATACTCATTGTGGACGATGAAGATCGCTTCAGAAAGACCCTCAAGAAAAACCTGCAACTGGAAGGATTTTTCGTGGACGATGCTTCATCGGGATCTCAGGCTCTTGAGAAACTCTCGGGTTCGTCCTATGATGTTGTACTTCTGGACATTCGCATGCCGGGTATGAACGGAATTACCGCACTGGAAAAAATCAAACAGATGTCTCCACAGGTCGAAGTAATAGTTCTCACAGGACACGCTTCTGTGGACGTTGCCGTCAAAATCATGCAACTGGGAGGCTACGAGTATTGCCTGAAACCCTGTGATGTAAAAGATTTAATCAGCAAAATAGAGCATTCCATGGAAAAGAAAGTCCGGTCCAATAAATAA